One window from the genome of Faecalibacterium sp. HTF-F encodes:
- the trpB gene encoding tryptophan synthase subunit beta — MTNPNGRFGIHGGQYIPETLMNAVIELEEAYNHYKDDPEFNRELTELLNEYAGRPSRLYYAKKMTEDLGGAKIYLKREDLNHTGAHKINNVLGQALLAKKMGKTRLIAETGAGQHGVATATAAALMGMECVVFMGEEDTKRQALNVYRMRLLGAEVIPVTSGTGTLKDAVSEAMREWTSRISDTHYCLGSVMGPHPFPTIVRDFQAVISKEIKEQMLEKEGRLPDAVIACVGGGSNAIGSFYNFINDKTVRLIGCEAAGRGTDTFETAATINTGRLGIFHGMKSYFCQDEYGQIAPVYSISAGLDYPGIGPEHAWLHDIGRAEYVAITDDEAVNAFEYLARTEGIIPAIESAHAVAHAIRLAPTMDKDQIIVITISGRGDKDCAAIARYRGEDLHE, encoded by the coding sequence ATGACAAACCCCAACGGACGCTTTGGCATCCACGGCGGACAATATATCCCCGAAACGCTGATGAATGCCGTCATTGAACTGGAAGAGGCCTACAACCATTACAAAGATGACCCGGAGTTCAATCGGGAGCTCACCGAACTGCTCAACGAGTACGCAGGCCGCCCCAGCCGCCTGTACTATGCAAAAAAGATGACCGAGGACCTCGGCGGTGCAAAGATCTACCTCAAGCGCGAGGACCTGAATCACACCGGTGCGCACAAGATCAACAATGTTCTCGGGCAGGCGCTGCTGGCCAAAAAGATGGGCAAGACCCGCCTCATCGCCGAGACCGGTGCCGGTCAGCATGGCGTTGCCACCGCCACTGCCGCTGCCCTGATGGGCATGGAGTGCGTGGTGTTCATGGGCGAGGAGGACACCAAACGTCAGGCACTGAACGTCTACCGGATGCGTCTTTTGGGCGCAGAGGTCATTCCCGTCACCAGCGGCACCGGCACGCTGAAGGATGCCGTGTCCGAAGCCATGCGCGAGTGGACCAGCCGCATCAGCGACACCCATTACTGCCTTGGCTCGGTGATGGGCCCGCATCCGTTCCCCACCATCGTGCGTGATTTTCAGGCCGTTATTTCCAAGGAGATCAAGGAGCAGATGCTGGAAAAGGAAGGCCGCCTGCCGGATGCCGTCATTGCCTGCGTGGGCGGCGGCTCCAACGCCATTGGCAGTTTCTACAATTTCATCAACGACAAAACCGTGCGTCTCATCGGCTGTGAGGCCGCAGGCCGCGGCACCGATACCTTTGAGACTGCCGCCACCATCAATACGGGCCGTCTGGGCATTTTCCACGGCATGAAGTCCTATTTCTGTCAGGATGAATACGGTCAGATCGCGCCGGTCTACTCCATTTCTGCCGGTCTGGATTATCCCGGCATCGGCCCGGAGCACGCATGGCTGCATGATATCGGCCGCGCCGAGTATGTGGCAATTACGGACGACGAAGCTGTGAACGCATTTGAATATCTGGCACGCACCGAGGGCATCATCCCGGCCATTGAATCGGCCCACGCCGTGGCCCATGCCATCCGGCTGGCACCCACTATGGACAAGGACCAGATCATTGTCATCACCATTTCCGGCCGCGGCGATAAGGACTGCGCCGCCATTGCCCGCTACAGAGGGGAGGATCTTCATGAGTAA
- the trpD gene encoding anthranilate phosphoribosyltransferase: MIKEAIVKIVSKQDLTYDEAYAVMNEIMSGETTPTQNAAFLAALSTKSAKAETTDEIAGCAAAMRDHATKVDAGMELFEIVGTGGDNAHSFNISTTSALVAAAGGMKVAKHGNRAASSQCGTADCLEALGVNIQQSPARCVELLNEVGICFFFAQKYHASMKYVGPIRRELGFRTVFNILGPLTNPGSPAMQLLGVYDEYLVEPLAQVLISLGVRRGMVVYGKDKLDEISLSAPTRVCEIKDGWYKCYTITPEQFGLTRCEKADLVGGAPAENAAITRAILAGEKGPKRDAVLLNAGASLYIGGKAETVAEGIALAAQLIDSGKAAAVLEKFIEVSNRPEENA, from the coding sequence ATGATCAAGGAAGCAATCGTGAAGATCGTCAGCAAACAGGACCTGACCTATGACGAAGCCTACGCCGTGATGAACGAGATCATGAGCGGCGAGACCACGCCCACCCAGAACGCAGCCTTTCTGGCGGCACTCTCCACCAAGAGCGCCAAGGCGGAGACGACCGACGAGATCGCAGGCTGCGCTGCTGCCATGCGGGACCACGCCACCAAGGTGGATGCCGGCATGGAGCTTTTCGAGATCGTAGGCACCGGCGGCGACAACGCCCACAGCTTTAATATCTCCACCACCTCGGCGCTGGTGGCGGCGGCAGGGGGCATGAAGGTGGCCAAGCACGGCAACCGGGCCGCATCCTCCCAGTGCGGCACCGCCGACTGTCTGGAAGCACTGGGCGTGAACATTCAGCAGAGCCCCGCCCGCTGCGTGGAACTGCTGAACGAGGTGGGTATCTGCTTCTTTTTTGCCCAGAAGTACCACGCCTCCATGAAGTACGTGGGCCCCATCCGCAGGGAACTGGGCTTCCGCACCGTGTTCAACATCCTTGGACCGCTCACCAATCCCGGTTCGCCTGCCATGCAGCTGCTGGGCGTCTACGATGAATACCTTGTAGAGCCGCTGGCACAGGTGCTCATCAGTCTGGGGGTCCGGCGCGGTATGGTGGTCTACGGCAAGGATAAACTGGACGAGATCTCCCTCAGTGCTCCCACCAGAGTGTGTGAGATCAAGGATGGCTGGTACAAGTGCTACACCATCACGCCGGAGCAGTTCGGTCTGACCCGCTGCGAAAAGGCCGACCTTGTGGGCGGTGCCCCGGCAGAAAATGCCGCCATCACTCGCGCCATTCTGGCAGGCGAGAAGGGCCCCAAGCGTGACGCCGTTCTGCTGAACGCGGGCGCATCCCTCTACATCGGCGGCAAGGCCGAGACGGTGGCGGAGGGCATCGCACTGGCTGCACAGCTGATCGACAGCGGCAAGGCAGCGGCTGTGCTGGAAAAGTTCATCGAAGTGAGCAACCGTCCGGAGGAAAATGCATGA
- a CDS encoding phosphoribosylanthranilate isomerase, producing the protein MTRIKLCGLTRPEEIAAANALQPEYIGFVFAPKSRRYVSRELAAELKAQLSPGIQAVGVFVNEAPETVAGLLNAGIIDIAQLHGQEDAAYLARLRGLTARPLWQAFRVTDAESLAKAEKSPADLVLLDSGAGGTGRAFDWALLENFKRDYLLAGGLGPENAADAVERLHPYGVDVSSGIETAGKKDPEKMAAFVAAVRKNDQSGKE; encoded by the coding sequence ATGACAAGGATCAAATTGTGCGGCCTGACCCGTCCGGAGGAGATCGCAGCGGCAAATGCCCTGCAGCCGGAGTACATCGGCTTTGTGTTTGCCCCCAAAAGCAGACGGTATGTTTCCCGGGAATTGGCCGCAGAATTAAAAGCACAGCTTTCCCCCGGGATCCAGGCCGTGGGCGTGTTCGTGAACGAAGCACCGGAAACGGTGGCGGGCCTGCTGAATGCGGGCATTATCGATATTGCCCAGCTCCACGGGCAGGAGGATGCTGCTTACCTTGCCCGGCTGCGGGGGCTGACCGCAAGGCCGCTCTGGCAGGCATTCCGCGTGACGGATGCCGAAAGCCTTGCAAAGGCGGAAAAAAGCCCGGCAGACCTTGTTCTGCTGGATTCCGGCGCAGGCGGAACGGGCAGGGCCTTTGACTGGGCGCTGCTGGAAAATTTCAAGCGGGATTATCTTCTTGCCGGAGGGCTTGGCCCGGAGAATGCGGCCGATGCTGTGGAGCGTCTGCACCCCTATGGGGTGGATGTGAGCTCCGGCATTGAGACGGCAGGGAAGAAGGACCCCGAAAAGATGGCGGCATTCGTGGCCGCGGTACGCAAAAACGACCAATCAGGAAAGGAATGA
- the trpC gene encoding indole-3-glycerol phosphate synthase TrpC — protein sequence MNILDQMAEHARQRVEAAKQTLPLAEIKRQALSLPKGDFRFEKALAKPGLAFICECKKASPSKGLIAPEFPYLQIAREYEAAGADAISVLTEPKWFLGSDDYLKEIASAVSTPCLRKDFTVDAYMIYEAKLLGASAVLLICAILNDAQLKEYLAICEDLGLSALVEAHDDAEVDRALAAGARILGVNNRNLKTFTVDTENSRRLRARIPQDVLFVSESGVKTAEDVSGLAAIGADAVLIGETLMRAPDKTAKLRELKGLL from the coding sequence ATGAACATCTTAGACCAGATGGCCGAACACGCCCGGCAGCGGGTGGAAGCGGCAAAGCAGACCCTGCCGCTGGCCGAAATAAAGCGGCAGGCGCTGTCCCTGCCCAAAGGGGACTTCCGGTTTGAAAAAGCCCTTGCAAAGCCGGGGCTTGCTTTTATCTGTGAGTGTAAAAAAGCATCGCCCTCCAAGGGGCTCATCGCACCGGAGTTCCCATACCTGCAGATCGCAAGAGAATACGAAGCCGCCGGGGCAGATGCCATCTCGGTGCTGACCGAGCCAAAGTGGTTCCTTGGCAGTGACGACTATCTGAAGGAGATCGCTTCTGCTGTCTCCACACCCTGCCTGCGCAAGGATTTTACCGTGGATGCGTACATGATCTACGAAGCAAAGCTTCTGGGCGCTTCGGCGGTGCTGCTCATCTGCGCGATTCTGAACGATGCACAGCTCAAAGAGTATCTTGCCATCTGCGAGGACTTGGGACTCTCCGCTCTGGTGGAAGCCCATGATGACGCCGAAGTGGACCGGGCACTTGCCGCCGGGGCACGCATCCTCGGTGTGAACAACCGCAACCTGAAAACCTTCACGGTGGACACCGAAAACAGCCGCCGCCTGCGGGCCCGTATCCCGCAGGATGTGCTTTTTGTCTCGGAAAGCGGCGTAAAAACTGCCGAAGATGTTTCCGGGCTTGCAGCCATCGGGGCAGACGCAGTGCTCATTGGTGAAACGCTCATGCGTGCGCCGGATAAGACCGCAAAGCTGCGGGAATTGAAAGGACTGCTATGA
- a CDS encoding branched-chain amino acid ABC transporter permease, translated as MTMKQEKKRIYLRAALALAALLLVLLALDNLSFVPSMLLTVLRKGAIYALVAVSMNLLNGFTGLFSLGQAGFMLLGAYTYAILTIPAASQKSIYQRYANGGIGFSIPELLSKPLGGFGLLLGVVFCLILAGFIAALFAFLIGLPVLKLKSDYLAIATLGFAEIIRAAVVYEGFGPLTNGSNLLYGFTSFASFNLSLGGTTLHLETVMPFLFSGVCIAIILLLINSTYGRAFKAIRDDEIAAEAMGINLASHKRMSFIISSFFAGISGAMLAMYQASVQATTFKSSMTYEILLIVVIGGIGSVSGSIIASFLFIASSEWLLRFLDNETWIGGFRVPLLRSGFRMVVFSIIIMAVVLFFRKGIMGDRELFQKKPASTAKAAKKEARSK; from the coding sequence ATGACCATGAAACAAGAGAAAAAACGCATCTATCTCCGGGCTGCGCTGGCGCTGGCCGCCCTGCTGCTGGTGCTGCTGGCACTGGATAACCTGAGCTTTGTGCCCTCCATGCTGCTGACCGTGCTGCGCAAGGGCGCCATTTATGCGCTGGTGGCGGTGTCCATGAACCTGCTGAACGGCTTTACCGGCCTGTTCAGTCTGGGGCAGGCAGGCTTTATGCTGCTGGGTGCCTACACCTACGCCATCCTCACCATTCCCGCCGCTTCGCAGAAATCCATCTACCAGCGCTATGCAAACGGCGGCATCGGCTTCTCCATCCCGGAGCTGCTCTCCAAACCTCTGGGCGGCTTCGGCCTGCTGCTGGGCGTTGTCTTCTGCCTGATCCTGGCCGGTTTTATCGCAGCGCTGTTCGCCTTCCTCATCGGCCTGCCGGTGCTGAAGCTGAAGAGTGACTACCTTGCCATTGCCACACTGGGCTTTGCCGAGATCATCCGTGCCGCCGTGGTTTACGAAGGCTTTGGCCCGCTGACCAACGGCTCCAACCTTCTGTACGGTTTCACCAGCTTTGCCAGCTTCAACCTTTCGCTGGGCGGCACGACCCTGCATCTGGAAACGGTGATGCCCTTTCTCTTTTCCGGTGTGTGCATCGCCATCATCCTGCTGCTCATCAACTCCACCTATGGCCGTGCCTTCAAGGCCATCCGTGACGATGAGATCGCTGCCGAAGCCATGGGCATCAACCTTGCCAGCCACAAGCGCATGAGCTTTATCATCAGCAGCTTCTTTGCCGGTATCTCCGGCGCAATGCTGGCCATGTATCAGGCCAGCGTGCAGGCCACCACCTTCAAATCCAGCATGACCTACGAGATCCTGCTGATCGTGGTCATTGGCGGCATCGGCTCGGTGTCCGGTTCCATCATCGCGTCCTTCCTGTTCATTGCCAGCTCCGAATGGCTGCTGCGCTTCCTCGACAACGAGACCTGGATCGGCGGCTTCCGTGTGCCGCTGCTGCGTTCCGGCTTCCGCATGGTGGTGTTCAGCATCATCATTATGGCGGTGGTGCTGTTCTTCCGCAAGGGCATCATGGGCGACCGTGAATTGTTCCAGAAAAAGCCCGCATCCACTGCAAAAGCTGCCAAAAAGGAGGCGCGTTCCAAATGA
- a CDS encoding ABC transporter ATP-binding protein, with the protein MLEIKDLHVSYGGIQALRGVSLTVPEGKIVTLIGANGAGKSTLMRTISGLVKAQSGSILWNGQEILGKPIDQIVASGIAMSPEGRRVFADLTVLENLKIGAYLRKDKAETEKDLQWVFKLFPRLEERSWQSAGTLSGGEQQMLAVGRALMSKPKLLMLDEPSLGLAPIVVREIFDIIRTVNQQGITVLLNEQNANMALKVADYAYVLETGTLTLSGTGTELLADESVKAAYLGKKRN; encoded by the coding sequence ATGCTTGAGATCAAGGATTTACATGTTTCCTACGGCGGGATTCAGGCTTTGCGCGGCGTGTCGCTGACCGTACCCGAGGGAAAGATCGTCACCCTGATCGGTGCCAACGGCGCAGGCAAGTCCACCCTGATGCGCACCATTTCCGGCCTTGTAAAGGCACAGAGCGGCTCCATTTTGTGGAACGGTCAGGAAATACTGGGCAAGCCCATTGACCAGATCGTTGCCAGCGGCATTGCCATGTCGCCGGAGGGCCGCCGGGTGTTTGCCGACCTGACTGTACTGGAAAACCTGAAGATCGGCGCATACCTGCGCAAGGACAAAGCTGAAACCGAGAAAGACCTGCAGTGGGTGTTCAAGCTCTTTCCCCGTCTGGAAGAGCGCAGCTGGCAGAGCGCCGGTACCCTTTCCGGCGGCGAGCAGCAGATGCTGGCCGTGGGCCGCGCTCTGATGAGCAAGCCCAAGCTGCTGATGCTGGACGAGCCCAGCCTTGGTCTTGCGCCCATTGTGGTGCGGGAGATCTTTGACATCATCCGCACCGTGAACCAGCAGGGCATCACCGTGCTGCTGAACGAGCAGAACGCAAACATGGCCTTGAAGGTGGCCGACTACGCTTACGTATTGGAGACCGGCACTCTGACCCTTTCCGGTACCGGCACCGAACTGCTGGCAGACGAAAGCGTCAAGGCAGCTTACCTTGGCAAAAAGCGCAATTGA
- a CDS encoding ABC transporter ATP-binding protein: MSENVLTIENATMQFGGVVAVDNLNLKVDKDQIVSLIGPNGAGKTTAFNVVTGVYAPTNGAVWFEGRKIIENTPHGKMKKLYKGQNAGKYSHIITPTPDKITQMGIARTFQNIRLWKSQTVFENVLIAKHCRRSANLLSATFRLNADEEKRQREECENLLHVLGLEDVRNELATGLPYGLQRRVEIARALATEPKLLLLDEPAAGMNPQETEELTAFIDRIRTDFRLTVFMIEHHMDLVMDISDRVYVLDFGRLIAEGTPAEVQNDPRVIDAYLGVDEDA, from the coding sequence ATGAGTGAAAACGTATTGACCATTGAAAACGCCACGATGCAGTTTGGCGGCGTGGTGGCTGTGGACAATCTGAACCTGAAGGTGGATAAAGATCAGATTGTCTCCCTCATCGGCCCCAACGGTGCCGGCAAGACCACCGCGTTCAACGTTGTTACCGGCGTGTATGCGCCCACCAATGGCGCAGTGTGGTTCGAGGGGCGCAAGATCATTGAGAACACGCCCCACGGCAAGATGAAAAAGCTCTATAAGGGCCAGAACGCGGGCAAGTATTCCCACATTATTACCCCCACGCCCGATAAGATCACCCAAATGGGCATTGCCCGCACCTTCCAGAATATCCGTCTGTGGAAGAGCCAGACCGTGTTTGAGAACGTGCTCATCGCCAAGCACTGCCGTCGCTCGGCCAACCTGCTGAGCGCTACCTTCCGGCTGAATGCAGATGAGGAAAAGCGTCAGCGTGAGGAGTGCGAAAACCTGCTGCATGTGCTGGGCCTTGAGGATGTGCGCAATGAACTGGCTACCGGCCTGCCCTACGGCCTGCAGCGCCGTGTGGAGATCGCGCGTGCCCTTGCCACCGAACCGAAGCTGCTGCTGCTGGATGAGCCTGCTGCCGGTATGAACCCGCAGGAGACCGAAGAGCTGACTGCTTTTATCGACCGCATCCGCACCGATTTCAGACTGACGGTGTTCATGATCGAGCACCATATGGATCTGGTGATGGATATTTCTGACCGGGTCTATGTACTGGACTTTGGCCGTCTGATCGCCGAGGGCACGCCTGCCGAGGTGCAGAACGACCCGCGGGTCATTGACGCTTATCTGGGGGTGGACGAAGATGCTTGA
- the trpA gene encoding tryptophan synthase subunit alpha — MSNIAKAFANGKAFIPFITCGDPDLETTAAAVRAMAANGADLIELGIPFSDPTAEGPVIQGANIRALKAGTTTDKVFDFVREVRKDVSIPMVFMTYANVVFSYGAERFISTCAEIGIDGLILPDLPYEEKDEFLPICRKYGVDLISMIAPTSENRIAMIAKEAEGFLYIVSSLGVTGTRSEIKTDLASIVKVVRENTAVPCAIGFGISTPEQAAKMAGIADGAIVGSAVIKLLEQYGKDAPEQIGAYVKRMKDAVRG, encoded by the coding sequence ATGAGTAACATTGCAAAGGCCTTTGCCAACGGCAAGGCGTTCATTCCGTTCATCACCTGCGGCGACCCGGATCTGGAAACCACTGCCGCCGCCGTCCGCGCCATGGCGGCAAACGGTGCCGACCTCATTGAGCTGGGCATCCCGTTCTCGGACCCCACCGCCGAGGGCCCGGTCATTCAGGGGGCCAACATCCGCGCCCTGAAAGCGGGGACCACCACGGATAAGGTCTTTGACTTCGTCCGCGAGGTGCGGAAGGATGTTTCGATCCCCATGGTGTTCATGACCTATGCAAATGTCGTGTTCTCCTACGGCGCAGAGCGGTTCATCTCCACCTGCGCGGAGATCGGCATTGACGGGCTGATCCTGCCCGATCTGCCCTATGAGGAAAAGGACGAATTTCTGCCCATCTGCCGCAAATACGGCGTGGACCTGATCTCAATGATCGCCCCTACCTCTGAAAACCGCATTGCCATGATCGCCAAAGAAGCCGAGGGATTTTTGTATATCGTGTCCAGTCTGGGCGTCACCGGAACCCGCAGCGAGATCAAGACCGACCTTGCGTCCATCGTGAAGGTGGTGCGGGAAAACACCGCAGTGCCCTGTGCCATCGGCTTTGGAATCTCCACACCGGAGCAGGCGGCAAAGATGGCGGGCATCGCCGATGGTGCGATCGTGGGTTCCGCCGTCATCAAGCTGCTGGAGCAGTACGGCAAGGATGCCCCGGAGCAGATCGGTGCCTATGTCAAGCGCATGAAGGATGCCGTAAGAGGATAA